One Triplophysa rosa linkage group LG8, Trosa_1v2, whole genome shotgun sequence genomic window, aaacatgaataaaaatactattttggacagaattgtaaatgtttgttattttaaattttcttgtcaatattaattatttgattttaatcatTCTTTACAACAACTTTTATACTATTAGCATTTTCATTGAATAGGCCTATTACAGTTTTGTGTGTTGAAAAAGCTGAAATGAGTTGTTATTGctgttatatattattattgtgtaaagATTAGCttgtttttatgtttcaaaTTAATTGTATCAGTCTCTGTGTAAAGTGGGTAATTTAACACATCACTCTGTTTTTCTTGCAGTAAGGAGAGAAGAGACAGAAAGGAAATTGTTACAGCTCACGAGAATGGTGAAGGAGGATTTTGCTTTCAACTATGAAAAAGAGAATATGGGAAATATATTAACTGACACAAGGAAACAGAGATTTAAGCCACTTTTCCCAAGAGTGAATgaagaatgaataaatattgattGAAATGAAGCCCATGGAATGTGGAGGATCAATCCAATTCTAGTATGGTCATGAACTGAAAAAATGTAACCAAGCAAGtggaatttatttttcactctAAGCAAACTACATGAAGCACTTAAATGCCCTTCCAAAAGTGTGAACATAAAATTGTCACATTTTTCTACcatatttttttgcactcttaACGGAACATTTGTACTGAAATGTTGATACCAAAAGTGAATTATTCAATGTAACTGTGAATATATGGAATCCATATGAACTAAACAATATAACTGGGATTATGTGGAATTCAAGTGTTGAGACTGAATGGAGTCGAGTCTGTTCTTTCCACAGAGTGACATTACCAGCCattaagaaataaaatacaGATTTATAGCTCCAAACACAATGAACAGTTCAACATATTCAACAGTTTTATGCAGAAATTACAAATTCATGACACAATCAATACAAAAATGTCTACAAGTTGCCTCCCTGGACTACTTGGCCAAAGAAAATGGAACACATGGCATTATTTTTAAACGAAATACCTTCAGTAGCATGAAAAGTACTAATGAAATGGAAGTTGAAGTGCCAGCCTGCTTATGAGGTTGCTCAGTTTTTAATATCGCTTCTGACTTTTCCAACCAAAACGCATTAAGAACACAGTGAAAATATTGTTGCTGCTCATAGAGCAGATGGTGTTGCCTTTGTGCACCCATGCTTCAGTGACTGGGAGATGTACCAGTTTGGAAAATACAATGTGGACATCATAGAGATGCTGAGTGGACACCAGGCCCATCAGTTTAAAGGTCTTGGATTAGAGCGACAACTTCAACACCAACAGCAAGTACAGCTTCACCAACACCAGTTACAGCAGCAACAACAGCAGCAAAGTGAAACGTCTGGGTCACTTTTTTCGGGACTTGGCTTAGGCCCGCTACAAGGATCTAGAGGCAGTGCCTTTTCAGATTCTGCATCACTTTTTGCAAAAATGAGCGCACCTCCCCCACCTCTGCAACAGCAATCTCTTTCATCATCCTCTCAGAGTTTAAGGAAATCAAGCAAAATGTCTGGTGGCAGTAGTAGTGGTGGAAGTCACGTGAGTGGATATCCCCAGTTTTTACGCTCATTTCATCCAACTGAGGCAGCCCTTGCACAAGAGCAGCTGCACTCAGGAGTTGGACGATTTGATCATTTTGCTAGCAGTAGTGGTAGTGGAGGACTGGTTTCATCTGTTCCACCGCCCCCACCCCCATTGCATCCTGGCCTGTCAGGACCTCAGGCATCCCCTGGGCCATCTTCCTCCTCCCCATCTCCATCAAGTTCTGTTTCAACCTCCAATAACCCTCCCAGTAGTAGTGCAGTAACTACCTTAGGTCATCAGCTGGCAGGATCTCAGTCTGATGCCCGGAGCCTCCATCAACAGTTTAGCTGCATGTTAGCGGCAAATCAGTATTTCCTTTCTGGAGTACCAGCCAATTCCAGTCTAGAACAATTTTTAGTTCAGCAAGGCAGTCACAACCATCTTGGTCTTGGTCTGGGCCAAACTGCATTAGAGACAAGTTCAGCTCTTGCTCCACCCCCTGCTCTTCATTCTTCACACACCCATGGTCATTCAGCCACTTTATCACAACCCCAGCATCCAACGCCACAGCAGCAGCAACTGCCATCTCACACCCTGTCTCACCCTCACTCGCATCCCCACCACCCACTGCACTCCTCCCAGTCCTCTTCACTAGGAAGTTTTGACTTCCAAGGAATCCCAGTACTTTCCTCCAACCAGCTGGCATCTCTGATGCAACAGGAAGCTGGTTTACCCCTTCCTCTTCCTTTACACCTTTCTTTATCTAAAGAGGAGGGAAAAGCGTATAGTACTGGAGGAGGTGGAAGTGGAAGCAGGCGGAAGAAAGCAATGGCTGGCTACTTGCCCCAGAGAAAGAATGATTGCAACAACAGCAGTAACAGTCACAGCTCTGAAAACCCCAACTCCAACAGTAGCACATCAGGGGGGCTCAACCAGGATAATACAGCAGGCTTGGATGGAGGTGGGGGTGTCGACTTGTCTGGTATTAGTGGAGACCCTCCTTCCCACCTAACTTCCTCATCCTCCACCTCTGTTGTCTCATCATCTTCTACATCAGCACCAGTCTTAGTGACAAATGGCTCTAAAACAGAAAACCATGGTTCCATGCCACCTCAGTCTCAGCCTGGACAAGAACACCTTTATCAGTGTGGAGAGTGTGGCAAAACTTTCACACATCTCTCCAGTCTGCGCAGGCACCTACGCAGTCATGAATTAACCACAGCTGGCACAAGTGGCACGAGACGTAACATTATAAACCCTGTATTGCATCCTGCTGATCCAACTATTCCCCACTCTACTCAAGAGGCATCAGCCTCATCTTCGTGTGCCAGTCCTGACAAGACGTTTCTTTGTTCAGAGTGTGGCAAAGGTTTCAAGAAAAAGGGACACCTCCTTCAGCATGGTGTTATACACTCTGGGGCGCGGCCCTATGCGTGCACAACTTGCAGTCGTGCTTTCAATCGTCGTGAGTCACTCACCCGCCATGAAAAGATACATGAAGAGAAACCGTTCCGCTGTCCAGCTTGCGGTCGCTGTTTTCGGGAAAGTACTTCCCTTTTAAACCATGCAGCTTCAGGTACCTGTGGAAAATCAGGACGTACACCAAGATCTAAGCATGAAAGTAATGTAGTTGAAAGCAAGAGCAATAAAGCTGGGGGCTCCCAAGATGGAATAGCAACTAATGCAGCGGGTGAGTAACGTATAGCGAAGTGTATATTTTTAGTAAACCCAATCAAAGTCAAAACTTTCATTAGACTCTGATGTGAAAATTTGTGTGCATAGCATTATTACTGTTTAGTCTGTTGTGCAGGTTCTTACCGGAGCGATGGCTTCACTGATGACTACAAGGACCAACGCTCTCAAGGGAATATGTACTCTGGAACGTCTTCATGTAGTGGTGGCAGCATGACAGGGCCTGCACTTAGGAAGGCACCCTTAGCTCCTACTCTGCATCCACACCCACCAAACCAAAACCAGCAACATCATCACCAACAGCCACACCTCCCACTTTCATCTCTGCTGGATGATTCTGAAGATGACGTCACTAGTTCGGTCAACAATGCCATTTCTGCCATCACTGCTGCAGCTGCAAATTGTATGAGCAGTGATCTTTCTCATAGTGGAGGTAGAGGGGATGATCGAAGGGACATCATCGGTGGTTTGCTTGGAGGTCTGGGTCTTGGGCCCCTTAGTTCACCTAGTGGTCCATCATCTACATCTGGTCTGGAGAAGTCCTACAGGGCTAACGCTAGCCAGAGTACAGCGATCCTCAACCAGCAGCTAAATCAGCAGGCCCCTCTTGGAAAGCCCAAGCGCCCTCGTAAGCCCCGCAAAAAAAAGGAACCTGGTGCAGTTGGTGTTGAGGCTCCTAAAAGACAACAGTCCACTCACAGACCAGGAGAGCCTGGTGGAGATATTAGACCGTATTTGTGCAGTGTCTGTGGTCGAGGATTTGCAAGGAGAGAAACATTGCGAAGACATGACAGAatacacactggagaaaaaccccACCATTGTACTGTCTGTGGCAAGTACTTCAGAGAGGCATTTCATCTCAGTAAGCATCACACAGTGCATACTGGCGAGAAAAACTACAAATGCCTCCTCTGTGGTAAAGACTTTGGATATGCTCAGAGCCTTAAAAGACACGGCAAGCTACATCAGAAAGGAGAACTGGAAGAAGTGCCAACAACACCAGGTGGGGAAAACCTTAACAGCTATACATCCCCTGGTGGCAGCTTGATTCAGGGCGGTCAGGGCAGCTCTTCGTCATTCTATTCTTACGTTCAAGACATAAAACCGCAGACATCAAATGCACAGCCCCCTCCTAGACTGTACACATGTGCTATATGCTGGAAATCATTCCGCCATCACTTTCACTTGACCGCACATCACCAAACGGTTCATGAGGGGGGTGGTGAAAAGCTGTTTTCTTGCGAAATCTGTGGAAAGGCTTTTGCATACTCAAACAGCCTTACAAGACACAGGCTTTCACAGCATGGCTTAACACGGACTGGCCAGGCAGTCGCTCAGAGGTGCACAGGGGAAGACAGCAGTGTCGGTGGTTCAATGTCCGAAAACGAAGCTGCTACAAATGCTTTGCTTCAGCTTGCACCACCAAGTAGCACACATGGCGAACAACAGTCTCATGgtggtgttcttcacagccagACTCCACCCCAACCACAAGCTGGCTACTCACCTTTCTTCTACTTGCCTGATTCCAATACATCGCACCCTTCCTCATCCAATACCTCAACTTATTCCCATTCTCTGCCCTCAAGCCTTCTTTGTAACCATCAGCAACAACACACCGGGGTAAAGGGTGAGCCCATTTACCAAACTGGTCACGGGCATACTCTTAATACAAACCTACCTGTGCATCCGCTTGCCTTGTCTCTATCAGAGCCACACCAACAGCACCACAACCCCCAGCAACATTCGGCTGAGATTCAATCTACACACCACTCAACTTTTCAAAGCCAAGACGAGCTGAGGAgacgaaagaaaaaaaaaaaaagacggGAAGAGAGAGGGGAGATAGGCTACAAATGGACCCCCGCTGCAAGAGTGGAGAGAGAACAGGTGGAAGTCTCACTTGGGGAAAGGCAAAAAAATGAAAGGAGGAAACTACCGAGGCGGAGGAGGAGAGCGATTCACAGGACACACCGCAAAATTAAGGAGCGCATGGCTGTGCTTGTCCGAATTCGACGAGGACGTGGAGGGAGTGCTGTATATGAACTGGGCCTTCCAGGTGGACTAAAGCTTAACCGTTTGCGTTCTCTCAAAGTTCCTCTAAAACGAAAGTCATGCCCCCTTTGTCTTGGACCTACCTTCTCACAACAGGCAGCACTTAAAGTTCATATAGCAGCTAGACACTGTCCCAGAGTGAGTGGCCTTCAGCATCGTTTGCGATGTCCAGTTTGTGGAAAACAGTCTCGCAAGTTCCTCTCAGCCCTTATTCACAGAAGCTCCCATTTAGCCAACAGAGCATTTTCTTGCAAACATTGTCCCTGTCGTTTCTGGAATGCCATGCTCCTCACAAGGCACAAAAAGGTGTGCCGGGGAACTCTGGACAGTTTTAGACGAGAGAGGGCTCTTTGTGTGAAATTAGTGATGGGATCAACCTACAGAAGGTTTGAGTGTAAAGGGAACTCTTCAGCACTGCATATGGATTACAGTCaataaacattttctatgtTGAGGTAGAGAGGACATACGAAATGAAATATTATTGGATTTTTCATGTACTCATTTAGTCTTTGACTTTGTCTATGTGAGAgcttctttttctctttcaatCAGTACATTTTCTCTTGTAATGTGGACCCCTAAAATGAAGACCCTCAACAAACTCACAAAAGATTCAAAGGCTTTCAGCAAATTTAAATCCTATACCACACCAATCGTCTGAGAGAACACTTTTGTTAATATTGAAATTACCCTTCTGTACTTGGCTGGCAATAGATAAAGTCTTAGTGATTTGACTAATACTGTGCTTTATCCTAACAGTTGGCTATTCCTCAATAGTGTTCCTCAACAAATGTTCTGTAGAATTCTTTTGTCTTTaatatatattgtgtttttgatgtTCAGCAAGTGTGGAGATTTTGTTTATGTAAAAAGTGCATTTAGTAGTCAAAGGATGAAAGAAGGGTCCTATTAAGGTCCCAGTGTTTTGTTTAAAGAAGTATTTAAATGCATGTTGGACATGAATGTCCATGTGTTGAAAGGTCAGTTTGAGTCTGTGGACTCTGGTGGTTACATGacaacaacaattaaaaatgtattcgcTCTTAATGGATGAATTTAAACTAAAGCATCATAACACGGTAAATAACAGtttataataacaaaaaaatgtgtccaaTAATTTGCCCtgttttgatttattaattgtttGGAATGAATACTAGCAGTAGGATGGTTATGCCGGCACTTAACAATTCAGCATAACTAGTCTGAggacaaaaaaatatgtatttatatgtaaATTGACTTATTGTTTGCCCTAAATTAACTTTGGGCAAAAACCATACCAAATTGAGACAattaaaaagtgcattttattgGTAGTACAGCGTAGCATTCATGTATAGAGTATAAACgagaaaaggaaagaaataaGTGTACTGTATTGTAAATTGTatcaacattttattgttttttaagcaaaattatCTTTTTATTATAGATACTTCAGGTAGAGTGATTGTAGGAGTTTCACTTTAGATCAGGTCTTGATTAAGTGTATTAACATGTGACAGTCTGTCCACTTGCCAACTATGATCTTAACCCATGTACTTTTAGTCACCTTTTATGTAGAGATGCCAAACTACATAGCCTCTTTTTCTTTAAAAGAAGTAATAAGTGCGTTtctatcactttatttacacataagctgtttgtttataatacccaagcatttaataaagttttaaaatatatccTCATACATTCTGTGCATATTATTTGATGTTTGTTTCCTGATTTAGTTAGTATTTGAAggtatattttattgtacaatatttgtacatttgcGGCACAAGTGTCACAAACCACCACACGGTCcatttggtgtgttttatgctcCCACTTTTTACGTATGTGTCTAGGTTCTCCCAGGTAAAAACTCAGCTTTGTGTGCCATTTATGCTATAAAAGTTATGTAGCAATTACTCATTCTTAGGTATTTCCAAACAAACCCATATaaactttcttcagtggaacacaaaattcTGAAGCCTGAAACTGCTATTTTCCATGTTCACCAGATGGTGGCAGCAGGGGATCCTATGGAGTTTCAGGAGTGCACCTATCAAACAGATTTAAACGCAGCTAGTGGGAGGAAAACAAGTACACTGGGTGCTAGTGTGCGCGTGAGGGGAGGCATGGAATGAATGTGAGAGGAATACTGGCCTAATGCTTTTCAGACAAACAAAAGAGGAAAGAGTGATAGAAAAATGAACCGTCCGCAGCAGAtgtcttttaatatttttgttgtttgaaaCCCAGTGCTTTCATTAGAATCCCTTTATTAAtaccattttctgtttttaataatcACTGAAAAGCAGATAATGTAAcagttaatttttaaataaatcaataggGAATAAGCATTATAATACTTTGATACTCTCGTGAGGCTGGGTTCACCAGGTTCAGCCCTAAGCAAATTTGTTTCCTTCATTTCTGAATCTTTTGTGGGTGTGTGCGCCTGGATACACGCTGTGTCTGAATTCTCACGCGGCCGTAGCATCGGTGGGATCTGTGGGCGGAGCGCTATTCTCAACAGTAGCCAATGGCGGGGCGAGAAGGGAGGAGTTTGCCTGTCGCTCAGCCAATCGCTGCGATGTATACGCCAAGCTCAGGCGCGTCTCCGCGTGCGAGCACCATGTGCCCTGGAGAGCGCGTCTGTTTCTGAGAGTCAACGTGTAGTTGATGTGTCTTCTAGACTCATGCTCACGTTTCCCGCGGATTACTACTGAAGTGAAAAAGTGTGCTCATTCCTTTGACATTTTTCCACAGCAAATGGGCAGCTCTCTGATAATCATGCAGACCAGAACAAGGAGGACATAAAACGCAATCttgttttaaaaaggaaattcGTGTTGTTTATATGTTATACTTTTGATGGTCTTTAAAACATTGAAACTGCTTTCTGGCGAATAAGTGACAACACGTGCGTGCTGTTGTTTGTTGCGGGACACAAGTGTCATCGGGAAAGCTGGGAATGAAGGTATCGACCGATTTGTTTTTAATCAGCGCTGTCCACCCCAGAGAAGCGTGCCTGTTACGAGGAGGTGTGTCTTGTTAATATGAAACGGTGACGCCCGCTGTGCCGACTTCGCGCTTCTGCCCGTGGGGGTGTGACGTCACGTGAGTGGCCCGTGTTCGTTCCAGCTGAGCGAAAGCCCGGACGGCTCGAGCTCAAAGCGTGCGGCAGCACACACGGATGAACAGAAGGAGGTTACCACAGGAGGAAAAGCGAGtgactgaataaaaaataataacgaCAGCATCCAGCCGATAGCACTACGCAGCCGAAATCGACTCAGCAACACttattgttttttcatttgttatttGTGAGACGACGCAAGTTTCTTTGCTCCGTTATTATTTGTAATTGTTTGCGGCACTGGATTTTTATTCGTACATATTTGTACATTCGCAGTTGTTGTCTGCTGGGATCGTTGAATCCtgttaatttgtttttgttgaacgGTGGACGTATTTTTAAAGTTCCACAGAAGCTCCCGAGACTTTCTGGAAATAGTGGGAATGCATATTTTTATCTACACGACGAGTCTACAATCAGATGCACTCAGAATGGCACACTTCAAATAAAGTCTTTCTTAATTaaaggtaattttacttgaatGAATGTTAAATGCATTAGTGCACGTGAGCCGCAGGTCTTTTCTGCTGTGTAACAAACAACGACAACGAACACTTGTGTTTCACTTAAATGTATGTTAACTCTTATAGAACTGCGAAGATTTTCCTTAATGCAATACATTCCATGTTGTTATGCTGGGCAAAGTGTTAATGTCTTTTCTGTATTGCTGTTTCCACTTTGAATCGTCATGTGATTGATCCGACGGTCGTTCATTAGTATTGAACCATCCAAGCATCTACCTGTCACTGGAGTTCAGTCCGGCGGACGTTGAATGATGGCCAGGCCGCTTTCACAGATCCTTCCCCCGGACCTGCCCTCTGCTGGAGCGAGCCCCCAGTTCGGTAACAGTAGCCAGGCAGGAGGCTTGATTGGAGGTGGGCACAACTCCACGGCAAACTTAAAGTCTCTCCTGCAACTTCCCGTGAAGGCTGACCAGCGCGTCAAAGACTGTTGTGAAATGAAGGGTGAGAAAAACACACCTGACAAGAACCCTACGTCtcaacattttgttttgattaatgCTCGTGTCCATTCAGTAAGTCTAAATTTCATATTAATAGTCAGCAGTCAAGTTAGTTTCATCAttactgtgtttttgtttgtaactGTAAAATGGCAGGGTGATGTGTAATTCCACAACATACCAATTAGACAGGACATCACATGGGACTTAGATGAAGCGATAAACAGGGCTGGGCCATTCAGCCTCTTAGCTCACCTCCCAGGTACTTTAAGGTCATCTATTGGCTAAGCCATTCTGTTTACAAGCCTGTGCAATGCTTTACAGCATAACCACACCAACAGAAGATTTCTTTCCACTGCTTGTCAATACAATATTGCGAATGTCACACAAGCTCCTGTGTATTGCCATACTGTAGTTACATAGTTATTTACTTAATCTCTAAACTTTGAATACAACATTAATACAAACTGACTTAATAGTTAATGGAGTATAGCAATCGCCTGACTAATTAGTAGGGATGCACAATGTATTAGTGGTATTGGACGATGATTGtcgtttttaatgttatcggtatggGCCCGATAATAAGATCTGGCCAAAATATTAAAGCcgataaattataaatcatttcctccGGTTGAAGCACTTTAGGTGCACACAGTACAGTGTTCTTTCTGCCGTGATCATTTACTTTCTGCtaatagcaaaacattgttgatgtaggtttGATGACAGTATGAATGTGTGAATTATAGCAAGAAAAACAGACAGTTTGAAGCAAATTGCTGTTTGAAGAAtgtctgtcttgagacctgttagacatgtgacTATTAGCTATAGTAGCACAAGATGgtgccggtgagcttttgggatgcCAGGGTCGGCAAACTAATTTCCGGTCAAATAGCATTGTATGGGAAAAGGAGAATTTTTGGctggcaaatatgggtgtttttttagataaaattaGGTAATATATTagtgatatgacagatcctctttccattgctgagcacttcgttaagccaaaacaacgcgatagtgttatacgaccagAAATTAGTCTGCCGACTCTGGTGTCGCAAAAGCTCAccagcgccatcttgtgcaactagcccattaagaacaaacatgattttttcattaaatgaacactataccagaaaagttgaaaggttaaagaatctttaactagtgtaaagttgTAAAGTGTGAAGTAGTGTAAAGGCTtggtaaatgatttaaaaaaaactaaatgttaccttgttttctgcagtcaatgttttaaaataaaatcagttgtccactttttgccttttgtttcaggctTCGAAAAAATGGATtattatttagatactgt contains:
- the si:dkeyp-69b9.6 gene encoding uncharacterized protein si:dkeyp-69b9.6, whose product is MYQFGKYNVDIIEMLSGHQAHQFKGLGLERQLQHQQQVQLHQHQLQQQQQQQSETSGSLFSGLGLGPLQGSRGSAFSDSASLFAKMSAPPPPLQQQSLSSSSQSLRKSSKMSGGSSSGGSHVSGYPQFLRSFHPTEAALAQEQLHSGVGRFDHFASSSGSGGLVSSVPPPPPPLHPGLSGPQASPGPSSSSPSPSSSVSTSNNPPSSSAVTTLGHQLAGSQSDARSLHQQFSCMLAANQYFLSGVPANSSLEQFLVQQGSHNHLGLGLGQTALETSSALAPPPALHSSHTHGHSATLSQPQHPTPQQQQLPSHTLSHPHSHPHHPLHSSQSSSLGSFDFQGIPVLSSNQLASLMQQEAGLPLPLPLHLSLSKEEGKAYSTGGGGSGSRRKKAMAGYLPQRKNDCNNSSNSHSSENPNSNSSTSGGLNQDNTAGLDGGGGVDLSGISGDPPSHLTSSSSTSVVSSSSTSAPVLVTNGSKTENHGSMPPQSQPGQEHLYQCGECGKTFTHLSSLRRHLRSHELTTAGTSGTRRNIINPVLHPADPTIPHSTQEASASSSCASPDKTFLCSECGKGFKKKGHLLQHGVIHSGARPYACTTCSRAFNRRESLTRHEKIHEEKPFRCPACGRCFRESTSLLNHAASGTCGKSGRTPRSKHESNVVESKSNKAGGSQDGIATNAAGSYRSDGFTDDYKDQRSQGNMYSGTSSCSGGSMTGPALRKAPLAPTLHPHPPNQNQQHHHQQPHLPLSSLLDDSEDDVTSSVNNAISAITAAAANCMSSDLSHSGGRGDDRRDIIGGLLGGLGLGPLSSPSGPSSTSGLEKSYRANASQSTAILNQQLNQQAPLGKPKRPRKPRKKKEPGAVGVEAPKRQQSTHRPGEPGGDIRPYLCSVCGRGFARRETLRRHDRIHTGEKPHHCTVCGKYFREAFHLSKHHTVHTGEKNYKCLLCGKDFGYAQSLKRHGKLHQKGELEEVPTTPGGENLNSYTSPGGSLIQGGQGSSSSFYSYVQDIKPQTSNAQPPPRLYTCAICWKSFRHHFHLTAHHQTVHEGGGEKLFSCEICGKAFAYSNSLTRHRLSQHGLTRTGQAVAQRCTGEDSSVGGSMSENEAATNALLQLAPPSSTHGEQQSHGGVLHSQTPPQPQAGYSPFFYLPDSNTSHPSSSNTSTYSHSLPSSLLCNHQQQHTGVKGEPIYQTGHGHTLNTNLPVHPLALSLSEPHQQHHNPQQHSAEIQSTHHSTFQSQDELRRRKKKKKRREERGEIGYKWTPAARVEREQVEVSLGERQKNERRKLPRRRRRAIHRTHRKIKERMAVLVRIRRGRGGSAVYELGLPGGLKLNRLRSLKVPLKRKSCPLCLGPTFSQQAALKVHIAARHCPRVSGLQHRLRCPVCGKQSRKFLSALIHRSSHLANRAFSCKHCPCRFWNAMLLTRHKKVCRGTLDSFRRERALCVKLVMGSTYRRFECKGNSSALHMDYSQ